One Capricornis sumatraensis isolate serow.1 chromosome 8, serow.2, whole genome shotgun sequence genomic region harbors:
- the GALR2 gene encoding galanin receptor type 2 yields MNGSGGLDIEDTGEAGGGGSWQPEAVIVPTLFALIFLVGTVGNALVLAVLLRGGQAVSTTNLFILNLGVADLCFIVCCVPFQATIYTLDDWVFGSLLCKAVHFLIFLTMHASSFTLAAVSLDRYLAIRYPLHSRELRTPRNAMAAIGLVWGLSLLFSGPYLSYYRQSRLANLTVCHPAWSAPRRRAMDLCTFVVSYLLPVLVLGLTYARTLRYLWRAVDPAAAGSGARRAKRKVTRMIIVVAALFCLCWMPHHALILCVWFGRFPLTRATYALRILSHLVSYANSCVNPIVYALISKHFRKGFREICAGLLRRAPRRASGRVCVAPLCRRLSAASHPATSRTCAGGTQRPPKGILTVNLT; encoded by the exons ATGAATGGTTCGGGTGGCCTGGACATCGAGGACACGGGTGAGGCGGGAGGCGGGGGCAGCTGGCAGCCTGAGGCGGTCATCGTGCCCACACTCTTTGCGCTCATCTTCCTCGTGGGCACCGTAGGCAACGCACTGGTGCTGGCCGTGCTGCTTCGCGGTGGCCAGGCGGTCAGCACGACCAACCTGTTCATCCTCAACCTGGGCGTGGCCGACCTGTGTTTCATCGTGTGCTGCGTGCCCTTCCAAGCCACCATCTACACCCTGGACGACTGGGTGTTCGGATCGCTGCTTTGCAAGGCGGTGCACTTCCTCATCTTCCTCACCATGCACGCCAGCAGCTTCACGCTGGCCGCAGTCTCCCTGGACCG GTATCTGGCCATCCGCTATCCACTGCACTCCCGCGAGCTGCGCACGCCTCGCAACGCGATGGCGGCCATCGGTCTCGTCTGGGGGCTCTCGCTGCTCTTCTCCGGGCCGTACCTGAGTTACTATCGCCAGTCCCGGTTAGCCAACCTGACCGTATGCCACCCGGCGTGGAGCGCGCCGCGCCGCCGCGCCATGGACCTCTGCACCTTCGTCGTCAGCTATCTGCTGCCGGTCCTGGTGCTCGGCCTGACCTACGCGCGCACCTTGCGCTACCTCTGGCGCGCCGTCGACCCGGCGGCCGCCGGCTCGGGCGCCCGGCGCGCCAAGCGTAAGGTGACACGCATGATCATCGTCGTGGCCGCGCTCTTCTGCCTCTGCTGGATGCCTCACCACGCGCTGATCCTCTGCGTGTGGTTCGGCCGCTTCCCTCTTACGCGCGCCACTTACGCGCTACGCATCCTCTCGCACTTGGTCTCCTATGCCAACTCCTGCGTCAACCCCATCGTCTACGCTCTCATCTCCAAGCACTTCCGCAAGGGTTTCCGAGAGATCTGCGCCGGCCTGCTGCGCCGCGCCCCGCGCAGAGCCTCAGGCCGCGTGTGCGTCGC GCCCCTGTGCCGGCGCCTCTCCGCAGCCAGTCATCCAGCCACGTCCCGGACCTGTGCTGGAGGGACCCAAAGGCCCCCCAAAGGCATCTTGACAGTTAACTTGACCTGA